The genomic window TACTATACCTGAATAGGGCGCATATACAGGAGTATTCATTTTTGCCCTCAGATCCACCCCCTCATGGGTGGTCTCCTTTCCTGTTATTGGATGTACTCTAACTCCAAAATCACTTGTTATCTCTTTACTTTTTAGAGGCCATTTGAAAGATTTTAATGTCGGAGAGATGTCAAAATCCCTACTTACAACTTTAAAAGTCTGTATATCATCTTCTAAAATATCTGAATCTAAATATATCTTCTGCCCGACATATATTGTATTATCCGAAAGATTATTGTATTGTCTCAGGTATTTTACAGGCGTATTATACCATACTGACAATCTATACAAAGTTTCTCCGGGTTTTACGATGTGGTATCTGGCTTTGATTTCAGAACTCTCAGCCTCTCCTTTGAGTAACAACCTAGTCCCAGCATTTATATGAGGGGTATTCAGATTATTTAAGGCCATTATTTCTGTGACACTTACTTTATTTTTTACCGCAATGGAATAAAGAGTATCCCCAGTTTTTACAATATGATATTTACCACTGCTGCATCCCATTATTACTACAGAAAAAGCTGAAATTAATA from uncultured Ilyobacter sp. includes these protein-coding regions:
- a CDS encoding M23 family metallopeptidase, whose amino-acid sequence is MNISRKLLISAFSVVIMGCSSGKYHIVKTGDTLYSIAVKNKVSVTEIMALNNLNTPHINAGTRLLLKGEAESSEIKARYHIVKPGETLYRLSVWYNTPVKYLRQYNNLSDNTIYVGQKIYLDSDILEDDIQTFKVVSRDFDISPTLKSFKWPLKSKEITSDFGVRVHPITGKETTHEGVDLRAKMNTPVYAPYSGIVTYAGWMSGYGKVVVIDHGNGYQSRYAHLNRWMVKDRQEISKGEIIGKTGNTGLSTGPHLHYEIRKNDKPIDPTITM